A single genomic interval of Devosia oryziradicis harbors:
- a CDS encoding glycoside hydrolase family 3 protein — MAWVAATRDAFTPRDKLSQLFVLLERGSPAEAAESVRSFRPGGITRIYSDDLHAEIELARDLGTLSAVPLLVSADLEGSRMSLPLGTPVPNPLGLAAVDDVEATTAISTIMAREAHAVGLNWSFTPVIDINAAWRSAIVGTRSYGSDIDKVERHALAQIAAFQANGVAATVKHWPGEGYDDRDQHLVTTVNPLSMPEWEASFGRLYRKAIQAGVMSVMSAHIALPAFARAIDPDAGAEAYRPASLSKLLNQDLLRRELGFNGLIVSDATPMAGMGDWGPRDEVLPEVIISGCDVILFSDDPNGDLMRLVKAVADGRLSQERVDEAVTRVLALKAALGLHKADRPEPNLDAARRVVATEENRLIAQGVTARVPTLVKDIRNLLPLSPAKTKRVLVYSGGVILPFVPHPLPLSLPKRLEEEGFEVTVYEAGMEVSPRNFDLVLYLFAEETVLTRSRIFLDWTRLTGSVFGAMSRHWHDIPTVMVSFGYPYYLYDAPRVPTYVNVYGSSEALQAAALECLMGRQAFAGTSPVDPFVGSEQGRY, encoded by the coding sequence ATGGCCTGGGTCGCGGCGACGCGCGATGCCTTTACGCCACGGGACAAGCTGTCCCAGCTCTTCGTGCTGCTCGAGCGAGGTTCCCCGGCGGAAGCGGCGGAAAGTGTCCGGAGCTTCCGGCCCGGCGGTATCACCCGCATCTATAGCGACGACCTCCATGCCGAAATCGAGCTGGCGCGCGACCTGGGCACGCTGAGCGCCGTGCCCTTGCTGGTCAGTGCCGATCTCGAAGGCAGCCGCATGAGCCTGCCCCTGGGCACGCCGGTGCCCAATCCGCTCGGGCTGGCGGCGGTCGATGACGTCGAAGCCACCACAGCCATCTCGACGATCATGGCGCGCGAGGCCCATGCGGTCGGGCTTAACTGGAGCTTTACCCCGGTCATCGATATCAACGCCGCCTGGCGCAGCGCCATTGTCGGTACCCGTTCCTATGGCAGCGACATCGACAAGGTCGAGCGCCACGCACTGGCGCAGATCGCCGCCTTCCAGGCCAACGGCGTGGCGGCGACCGTCAAGCACTGGCCCGGCGAGGGTTATGACGACCGCGACCAGCATCTGGTGACCACGGTCAATCCGCTTTCGATGCCCGAATGGGAAGCCAGCTTCGGCCGGCTCTATCGCAAGGCCATCCAAGCCGGCGTAATGAGCGTCATGTCCGCCCATATTGCCCTGCCGGCTTTCGCACGTGCCATCGATCCCGATGCCGGCGCCGAAGCCTACCGCCCCGCGTCGCTAAGCAAGCTGCTGAACCAGGACCTGCTGCGCCGCGAGCTGGGGTTCAACGGCCTCATCGTCTCCGACGCCACTCCGATGGCAGGCATGGGTGACTGGGGCCCGCGTGACGAGGTGCTGCCCGAGGTCATCATCTCGGGCTGCGATGTGATCCTCTTCTCGGACGATCCCAATGGCGACCTGATGCGGCTGGTCAAGGCCGTCGCCGATGGCCGGCTGAGCCAGGAGCGGGTCGACGAGGCGGTGACGCGCGTCCTGGCGCTCAAGGCAGCCCTGGGTCTCCACAAAGCCGATCGCCCTGAACCCAATCTCGATGCGGCGCGCCGCGTCGTGGCCACCGAGGAGAACCGGCTGATCGCCCAAGGCGTCACCGCACGGGTCCCCACGCTGGTCAAGGACATCAGGAACCTGCTGCCGCTGTCACCGGCCAAGACCAAGCGCGTACTGGTCTATTCGGGTGGCGTCATCCTGCCCTTCGTGCCCCACCCACTGCCCCTGAGCTTGCCAAAGCGGCTCGAAGAGGAGGGCTTCGAGGTGACGGTCTATGAAGCCGGCATGGAGGTGAGCCCCCGCAACTTCGACCTGGTGCTCTATCTTTTCGCCGAAGAAACCGTCCTCACCCGCAGCCGCATCTTCCTGGACTGGACCCGGCTGACCGGCTCGGTCTTCGGCGCCATGAGCCGCCATTGGCATGACATTCCCACGGTGATGGTCTCGTTCGGCTATCCCTACTACCTCTACGACGCCCCGCGCGTGCCCACCTATGTCAACGTCTATGGCTCGAGCGAAGCGCTGCAGGCCGCTGCCCTGGAATGCCTCATGGGCCGCCAGGCCTTTGCCGGCACCAGCCCGGTGGATCCGTTCGTGGGCAGCGAGCAGGGGAGGTATTGA
- the truB gene encoding tRNA pseudouridine(55) synthase TruB produces MSHPKRTKRAISGWVVLDKPYDMTSTQAVGKVRWLFGAAKAGHAGTLDPLATGILPIALGEATKAVPQVQEGTKVYRFAIKWGSATTTDDAEGSVVATSDIRPSQAALEAVLPQFTGTIWQRPPIYSALKVDGERAYDLARAGEAVDLPPRQIDVDAIALIEHGNEKSVLEVTCGKGTYVRSLARDIAEALDTRGHVGMLHRAAVGPFHDADALTIDQLEALPPEARDALLKPVAAGFADLPEIRLDPQQATAVRHGNPVLLTGAGAPVSLDECWVSFRGQVLATGWVEFGQFKCRRVFN; encoded by the coding sequence GTGAGCCACCCCAAGCGGACCAAGCGCGCCATTTCCGGTTGGGTGGTGCTCGACAAGCCCTATGACATGACCTCTACCCAGGCGGTGGGCAAGGTGCGCTGGCTGTTTGGCGCCGCCAAGGCCGGCCATGCCGGCACGCTCGACCCGCTGGCCACCGGCATCCTGCCGATCGCGTTGGGCGAGGCCACCAAGGCCGTGCCCCAGGTGCAGGAAGGGACCAAGGTCTATCGCTTCGCCATCAAGTGGGGCAGCGCCACCACGACCGATGATGCCGAAGGCAGCGTCGTGGCGACATCCGATATCCGGCCCAGCCAGGCGGCGCTGGAAGCCGTGCTGCCGCAATTCACCGGCACCATCTGGCAGCGCCCGCCGATCTATTCGGCGCTCAAGGTCGATGGCGAACGCGCCTACGACCTGGCGCGGGCGGGCGAAGCGGTGGACCTTCCGCCGCGACAGATCGACGTCGATGCCATAGCGCTCATCGAGCATGGCAACGAAAAGTCGGTGCTCGAAGTCACCTGCGGCAAGGGCACCTATGTGCGCTCGCTGGCGCGCGATATCGCCGAAGCCCTCGATACGCGCGGCCATGTCGGCATGCTGCATCGCGCCGCGGTGGGGCCGTTCCACGACGCTGACGCCCTCACCATCGACCAGCTCGAGGCCCTGCCGCCCGAAGCGCGCGATGCGCTGCTCAAGCCGGTTGCGGCGGGCTTTGCCGACCTGCCCGAGATCCGCCTGGACCCGCAGCAGGCGACCGCCGTCCGCCATGGCAATCCAGTGCTGCTGACCGGCGCAGGCGCCCCGGTTTCGCTGGACGAATGCTGGGTGAGCTTCCGGGGCCAGGTCCTCGCCACCGGCTGGGTCGAATTCGGCCAGTTCAAGTGCCGCCGGGTGTTCAACTAG
- the rbfA gene encoding 30S ribosome-binding factor RbfA has product MSKDNRPTGPSQRMLRVGELVRHALAAMFARGEIEDDALRGAVITVPEVRMTPDLKIANAYIMPLGGMHAEEIVAALNRHRKFVRGRVAPQINMKFAPEVRFYVDDTFEEASRIDSLLRSDKVQRDLSDEDGETE; this is encoded by the coding sequence ATGAGCAAAGACAACAGACCAACCGGCCCAAGCCAGCGCATGCTGCGCGTCGGCGAACTGGTGCGCCACGCGCTGGCCGCCATGTTCGCCCGGGGCGAGATCGAGGACGACGCCCTGCGCGGCGCGGTCATTACCGTGCCCGAAGTGCGCATGACCCCCGACCTCAAGATCGCCAATGCCTACATCATGCCGCTGGGCGGCATGCATGCCGAGGAGATCGTGGCGGCCCTCAACCGGCACCGCAAGTTCGTGCGCGGCCGTGTGGCGCCGCAGATCAACATGAAGTTTGCGCCCGAAGTGCGCTTCTATGTCGACGACACGTTCGAGGAGGCCAGCCGCATCGACAGCCTGCTGCGCTCCGACAAGGTGCAGCGCGACCTGAGCGACGAAGACGGCGAGACCGAGTGA
- a CDS encoding 2-hydroxyacid dehydrogenase, translated as MTSQKPNILVTRRLPETIEARMATLFETHVNEGDVMLTSDDIIAGLEGQDVLVSSITDRIDADLIARLPKSVRLIAQFGNGVDNIDIEAAWAAGLTVTNTPSVLTEDTADMAMVLMLALPRRLVEGTQMLVRDGVWAGWSPTSMLGHRLRGKALGIVGMGRIGTAVAQRAKAFGLNIHYFSRNRRPPGLENPLEATYWHDLDAMVEAVDIVSLHTPHTRETFHILSAERLARMRPGSFVVNVSRPELVDEAALIAAIESGHLSGAALDVFENKRGIDPRLLALAEANKVVLTAHMASATLEARIEMGETVIVNIRAFMDGHQPPHRVLPEGGRGGLRS; from the coding sequence ATGACCAGCCAGAAACCCAATATTCTCGTGACGCGGCGCCTGCCCGAGACCATCGAGGCGCGCATGGCGACGCTGTTCGAGACTCACGTCAACGAAGGCGATGTCATGTTGACCTCGGACGACATCATCGCCGGGCTCGAGGGCCAGGATGTGCTGGTCTCGTCCATCACCGACCGCATCGATGCCGACCTTATCGCCCGCCTGCCCAAGAGCGTGCGGCTGATCGCCCAGTTCGGCAATGGCGTCGACAATATCGACATCGAGGCCGCCTGGGCCGCTGGCCTGACCGTGACCAACACGCCATCGGTGCTCACCGAGGACACGGCCGACATGGCCATGGTGCTGATGCTGGCTCTGCCCCGCCGACTTGTCGAGGGCACTCAGATGCTGGTGCGCGACGGGGTCTGGGCCGGCTGGTCGCCCACCTCAATGCTCGGCCATCGGCTGCGTGGCAAGGCGCTGGGCATTGTCGGCATGGGTCGCATCGGCACGGCCGTCGCCCAGCGCGCCAAGGCCTTCGGCCTCAACATCCACTATTTCTCGCGCAATCGCCGCCCGCCGGGCCTCGAAAATCCGCTCGAGGCCACCTATTGGCACGATCTCGACGCCATGGTGGAAGCCGTCGATATCGTCTCCTTGCACACGCCTCACACCCGCGAAACCTTCCATATCCTTTCCGCCGAGCGGCTCGCGCGGATGCGGCCGGGGAGTTTCGTGGTCAATGTGTCCAGGCCCGAACTGGTCGACGAAGCGGCTCTGATCGCGGCCATCGAAAGCGGACACCTGAGCGGCGCAGCACTCGATGTGTTTGAAAACAAACGTGGAATCGACCCGCGCCTGCTGGCCTTGGCCGAAGCCAATAAGGTGGTGCTGACCGCCCACATGGCCTCGGCAACGCTGGAGGCCCGCATCGAGATGGGCGAGACCGTCATCGTCAATATCCGGGCCTTCATGGATGGCCACCAGCCGCCTCACCGGGTGCTGCCCGAAGGTGGCCGCGGCGGGCTGCGCAGCTGA
- a CDS encoding SH3 domain-containing protein produces the protein MFDETLRGALGRMFIALCRRLPWIMLALALLAPAASAQSANPSGLPLPRFATTRSEPINVRVGPGQKYDIAWTYLKSGIPVEIVQEFDTWRKIRDVDGTEGWIHQNLLAGTRAGYVTPLIANGEIALRAGKSDEAGVRARLGPGLKVTITECDGAWCQVSAAGQDAAQRGSTYTGYLHQEELWGVYPDEVFD, from the coding sequence ATGTTTGACGAGACCCTGCGCGGCGCCCTCGGCCGCATGTTCATCGCCCTTTGCCGCCGCCTGCCCTGGATCATGCTGGCGCTCGCCCTGCTGGCGCCGGCGGCCTCCGCACAGTCGGCCAATCCGAGCGGCTTGCCCCTGCCGCGCTTTGCCACGACGCGATCCGAACCGATCAATGTCCGCGTCGGCCCGGGCCAGAAATACGACATTGCCTGGACCTACCTCAAATCGGGCATTCCGGTGGAGATCGTCCAGGAATTCGATACCTGGCGCAAGATTCGCGATGTGGATGGCACAGAGGGATGGATCCACCAGAACCTGCTAGCCGGCACCCGCGCCGGCTATGTGACGCCGCTGATCGCCAATGGCGAAATCGCCCTGCGGGCCGGCAAATCGGACGAAGCCGGTGTGCGCGCCCGGCTGGGACCGGGGCTCAAGGTCACCATTACCGAATGCGATGGTGCGTGGTGCCAGGTCAGCGCCGCCGGGCAGGACGCGGCACAGCGCGGCAGCACCTATACGGGATACCTGCACCAGGAAGAGCTCTGGGGTGTCTATCCGGACGAAGTGTTCGACTAG
- a CDS encoding siderophore ferric iron reductase yields MARSFLFAQDTGDAATTRLIATAAQLTGFMKGEPGPTRPGWYQPGADNSAMLAELHAALAATYPQAGPAFHAVRLWTNLIWQPAYLAVIAAHIHGAMPDLSGLAQQRRGVYVDGYRLLPGAQAQGTVEQLIDNAAGQLTAMAATMLDEVNRQARLRPLPARRLLADRMLSLMLWLGQRRRDLSTETIETYAARWLEGLGLSGQGTLEPVKAGGHRLLIVRRKGCCLDYRIDPGRYCATCPKQDDAVRVARQTANALAELG; encoded by the coding sequence ATGGCTCGCTCCTTCCTTTTTGCCCAAGATACCGGCGACGCCGCCACGACGCGGTTGATCGCGACGGCGGCGCAACTCACCGGCTTCATGAAGGGCGAACCCGGCCCGACGCGTCCGGGCTGGTATCAACCCGGCGCCGACAATTCCGCCATGCTGGCCGAGCTGCATGCCGCCCTGGCTGCCACCTATCCCCAGGCCGGACCGGCCTTCCACGCGGTCCGCCTCTGGACCAACCTGATCTGGCAACCCGCCTACCTGGCCGTGATCGCCGCCCACATCCATGGGGCGATGCCGGATTTGTCCGGCCTCGCCCAGCAGCGGCGCGGCGTCTATGTCGATGGCTATCGCCTGCTGCCGGGCGCGCAGGCCCAAGGAACCGTCGAGCAATTGATCGACAATGCGGCGGGGCAATTGACCGCCATGGCCGCGACCATGCTGGATGAAGTCAACAGGCAGGCCAGGCTCCGGCCCCTTCCGGCGCGGCGCCTGCTGGCCGACCGGATGCTCAGCCTGATGCTCTGGCTCGGCCAGCGCCGGCGCGACCTGTCGACCGAGACGATCGAGACCTATGCGGCCCGCTGGCTCGAGGGTCTGGGCCTGAGCGGGCAGGGCACGCTGGAGCCGGTCAAGGCCGGCGGCCATCGCCTGCTGATCGTCAGGCGCAAGGGCTGTTGCCTCGACTATCGCATCGACCCCGGCCGCTACTGCGCTACCTGTCCCAAGCAGGATGATGCGGTGCGCGTCGCGCGCCAGACGGCCAATGCCCTGGCGGAACTGGGCTAG